From the genome of Vigna angularis cultivar LongXiaoDou No.4 chromosome 11, ASM1680809v1, whole genome shotgun sequence, one region includes:
- the LOC108333524 gene encoding GDSL esterase/lipase APG: protein MHSRKVIVSHTKMNINSTKGLLALFAFVFLGWGNAQNTLVPAIITFGDSAVDVGNNDYLPTLFKANYLPYGRDFVNHQPTGRFCNGKLATDITAETLGFKSFAPAYLSPQASGKNLLIGANFASAASGYDEKAAILNHAIPLSQQLKYFKEYQGKLAKVAGSKKAAFIIKDALYILSAGSSDFVQNYYVNPIISKAFTPDQYSAYLVGAFSIFVKDLYKLGARRVGVTSLPPLGCLPAARTLFGFHENGCVSKINNDAQGFNNKIKTAAANLQKQLPGLKIVVFDIFKPLYDLVQSPSKFGFAEARKGCCGTGIVETTSLLCNPKSPGTCSNATQYVFWDSVHPSQAANQVLADALILQGIALIT, encoded by the exons ATGCACAGCAGAAAGGTTATTGTTAGCCATACAAAGATGAATATCAATAGCACAAAAGGGCTTCTTGCACTCTTTGCATTTGTCTTCTTGGGATGGGGTAATGCACAAAATACCCTTGTGCCAGCAATCATAACATTTGGTGACTCAGCCGTGGATGTTGGGAATAATGACTATTTGCCTACCCTTTTCAAGGCAAACTACCTTCCCTATGGAAGGGACTTTGTCAACCATCAACCCACTGGGAGGTTCTGCAATGGGAAACTAGCCACTGATATTACTG CTGAAACGCTTGGTTTTAAGAGTTTTGCACCTGCATATCTTAGCCCTCAGGCCTCAGGGAAGAATCTTCTCATTGGAGCAAACTTTGCTTCAGCAGCCTCTGGTTATGATGAAAAGGCTGCTATTTTGAAC CATGCGATTCCACTGTCTCAACAGTTAAAATATTTCAAGGAATATCAAGGAAAGCTGGCCAAGGTTGCTGGCAGTAAAAAAGCAGCGTTTATTATTAAGGATGCGCTGTACATATTGAGTGCTGGCAGTAGTGATTTTGTTCAAAACTATTACGTCAATCCTATAATCAGCAAAGCCTTCACTCCTGATCAGTATTCTGCATACCTTGTTGGTGCATTTTCAATCTTTGTTAAg GACTTGTATAAATTGGGAGCTAGGAGGGTTGGAGTGACTTCACTCCCACCTCTAGGTTGCCTACCAGCTGCAAGAACTTTGTTTGGTTTTCACGAGAATGGTTGTGTCTCGAAGATCAACAATGATGCCCAAGGatttaacaacaaaatcaagACAGCCGCAGCAAATCTCCAAAAGCAACTTCCTGGTCTTAAGATTGTTGTCTTTGATATTTTCAAACCTCTTTATGACCTTGTTCAGTCCCCTTCAAAATTTG GTTTTGCCGAGGCAAGGAAAGGTTGCTGTGGTACTGGAATAGTGGAGACAACATCTTTATTGTGCAATCCAAAATCACCAGGAACTTGTTCTAATGCAACCCAATATGTGTTTTGGGATAGCGTCCATCCTTCACAAGCTGCTAACCAAGTTCTAGCCGATGCATTGATTTTACAAGGCATAGCCCTTATCACATAA
- the LOC108333152 gene encoding putative leucine-rich repeat receptor-like protein kinase At2g19210 yields MDGKWRCHWSWIFTLWCVLAYTISQISGKSILATENNSMHHKQGRRKLDDVSGSISIDCGIPEEVAYTDEKTQIHYTSDAQFIGTGTRKNISLKLTSEIPQGVFTTVRSFPEDKRNCYTLRHPEGGNTIYLIRASFMYGNYDDLNMLPQFDLYVGVNFWDSVKFENATHVVIKEILHVPSLDELYICLLNTDMGTPFISALEVRHFDHSSYRTDSKLLSLYRRFDIGSTTNEIVRFEEDTYDRMWYPYNLPDSTPLSTSFSIDSLNHTAYHLPPAVMKTAVRATNENDSLEFDFDTGHPTSDSYVYMHFAEIEDLKENESRVFDITLNGQILSESVSPKYLLSTTIESKQAIRGSKLKFSMYKKPNSTHPPILNAMEIYVVKEFLQSPTDQEDVKAIMSIKSFYKLMSSLGKSWQGDPCAPLKYSWNGINCSNNGYNPPAITALNLASSGLDGPIIDSFLELKFLEFLDLSNNSLTGPLPDFSKLQYLKTLNLSGNRLSGEIPPLLLERSNNGSLMLSVDPDLCPIGPCEENKNNIVPLVAGILSAVIFFIVLGIVLTIIWRRRNKNPASKQAVRSNEEVVLKTNNKQFSYSQIMTITNNFDKTIGKGGCGIVYLGYLQDGTQAAVKMLSSKSPQGSQQFQTEAQLLMRVHHKNLASFLGYCNEVGRTAIIYEYMTNGNLEEYLSDPKREPLSWRQRIQIAVDAAQGIEYLHHGCKPPIVHRDIKTANILLNEKMQAKVADFGFSKFFSAENESYVSTVVIGTVGYLDPEYYISSRLTEKSDVYSFGIVLLELITGQPAIIKGHQNTHIVQWVNHFLERGDIQQIVDPKMQGDFDFGSMWKALEAAVSCVPSISIQRPSMNHIVSELKESLKMEATREQEGINSIEMNVVDLEADWGPDAR; encoded by the exons ATGGATGGAAAATGGAGATGCCATTGGTCTTGGATCTTCACCTTATGGTGTGTCCTTGCATATACCATTTCACAAATTTCAGGAAAGTCCATTCTGGCCACAGAGAACAACTCTATGCATCACAAACAAGGAAGAAGGAAACTGGATGATGTCAGTG GTTCTATTTCCATTGACTGTGGGATACCAGAAGAAGTGGCCTACACTGATGAGAAAACTCAGATTCATTACACTTCAGATGCACAGTTTATTGGCACTggaacaagaaaaaatatatccCTCAAGCTCACTTCTGAAATACCCCAAGGAGTTTTCACTACTGTGAGAAGCTTCCCTGAGGATAAAAGAAACTGTTACACACTACGACATCCAGAAGGCGGAAATACTATTTACTTGATAAGAGCTTCTTTTATGTATGGAAACTATGATGACTTGAACATGCTGCCACAATTTGATCTCTATGTTGGGGTCAATTTTTGGGACTCTGTCAAGTTTGAAAATGCCACTCATGTTGTAATCAAAGAGATTTTACATGTGCCGTCTTTGGATGAATTGTATATTTGTTTATTGAATACTGATATGGGAACTCCTTTTATATCAGCACTGGAGGTGAGGCACTTTGATCATTCCAGTTATAGAACAGACTCTAAACTCTTATCCCTATACAGACGTTTTGACATTGGATCAACAACCAATGAAATAGTGAG ATTTGAAGAAGATACTTATGATCGAATGTGGTATCCTTACAACTTACCAGATTCTACACCACTCAGTACTTCCTTCAGCATTGACTCCTTGAACCATACTGCTTATCACCTTCCACCAGCAGTAATGAAAACTGCTGTGAGAGCAACAAATGAAAATGATTCCCTGGAATTTGATTTTGACACTGGGCATCCTACTTCAGATTCATATGTCTATATGCACTTTGCTGAAATCGAAGATCTTAAGGAAAACGAAAGCAGGGTATTCGACATTACACTGAATGGACAAATTTTGTCTGAATCTGTTTCTCCCAAGTATTTGCTGTCAACTACGATAGAAAGTAAACAGGCCATTAGAGGAAGTAAGCTCAAGTTTTCTATGTACAAGAAACCAAATTCCACCCATCCTCCCATTCTAAATGCGATGGAGATTTATGTTGTTAAAGAATTCTTGCAATCACCCACAGATCAAGAAGATG TTAAGGCTATCATGTCCATCAAATCATTTTACAAGTTGATGTCGTCGTTGGGTAAATCTTGGCAAGGAGACCCTTGTGCACCGTTGAAATACTCTTGGAATGGTATCAACTGCAGCAATAATGGATATAATCCACCCGCAATAACTGCATT AAACCTAGCCTCCAGTGGATTAGATGGCCCGATAATTGATTCTTTTTTGGAGCTCAAATTCTTAGAATTCTT GGATTTATCAAACAATAGCTTAACAGGACCACTGCCTGATTTTTCAAAGCTGCAGTACTTAAAAACTCT CAATTTATCAGGGAACAGACTCTCGGGTGAAATTCCTCCACTTCTCTTGGAAAGATCAAATAACGGTTCCCTTATGTTGAG TGTGGATCCGGATCTCTGCCCGATAGGGCCATGTGAAGAGAACAAAAACAATATTGTTCCACTTGTGGCAGGCATTCTTTCAGCTGTGATCTTTTTCATTGTATTGGGTATTGTGCTGACTATCATTTGGAGGAGACGCAACAAAAACCCAG CCTCAAAGCAAGCTGTGAGATCAAACGAAGAAGTTGTGCTGAAGACAAATAATAAACAGTTCTCGTACTCTCAGATAATGACTATAACCAATAACTTTGACAAAACAATTGGGAAGGGAGGGTGTGGAATTGTCTACCTTGGTTACTTACAAGATGGCACACAAGCTGCTGTCAAAATGCTCTCGTCTAAATCTCCTCAAGGATCTCAGCAGTTTCAGACAGAG GCTCAACTCTTAATGCGTGTTCATCATAAGAACTTAGCTTCCTTTCTTGGATACTGCAATGAAGTCGGACGCACAGCCATCATTTACGAATACATGACTAATGGTAACTTGGAAGAGTATCTTTCAG ATCCTAAAAGAGAACCATTGAGTTGGAGACAGAGGATTCAGATAGCAGTTGATGCTGCTCAAG GTATCGAGTACTTGCATCATGGCTGCAAGCCACCAATAGTCCACAGAGACATAAAGACTGCAAACATTTTACTGAATGAGAAAATGCAAGCAAAAGTTGCTGATTTTGgtttctcaaaatttttctcAGCTGAAAATGAAAGTTACGTATCAACTGTAGTTATTGGCACTGTTGGATATCTTGATCCAGA ATACTACATATCCAGCAGGCTGACTGAAAAAAGCGATGTTTATAGTTTTGGCATTGTACTTTTGGAGCTAATTACTGGGCAGCCAGCCATAATAAAAGGTCATCAGAACACTCACATTGTGCAATGGGTTAACCACTTTCTTGAAAGAGGAGATATACAACAAATTGTTGATCCAAAGATGCAAGGAGATTTTGACTTTGGTTCTATGTGGAAGGCCTTGGAGGCAGCAGTATCTTGTGTGCCTTCAATCTCTATCCAAAGGCCATCAATGAATCACATTGTCTCTGAACTGAAAgagtccttaaaaatggaagCAACTCGAGAACAAGAAGGCATCAACTCGATTGAAATGAACGTTGTTGATCTTGAAGCTGATTGGGGCCCAGATGCAAGATAG